The Microlunatus antarcticus DNA segment ATCACGTCGCGCCCTACCTCGCCTCCCAGGGCCACCAGGTCACCAACGCCGACCTCACCCCGTTGGGCCACCCCGACGTCACCGACCTCCAGGTCGACCTGACCGACGCCGGCCAGGTGTACTCGGCGATGGCGGGCATGCCCACCATGGCCGACCTGGACGCCCCGGCTCGCGAGGCGAGCCAGGGGTCGGCGTACGACGCGGTCGTCCACTTCGCCGCGATCCCCCGGATCCTCCTCGCGCCGGACGCCACGACGTTCGCGAGCAACATCCTGGGGCAGTACCACGTCCTGGAGGCGGCGACCCGGCTCGGCATCCGCAAGGTGGTCTTCGCGTCCTCGGAGACCACGTACGGCGTCTGCTTCGGCCAGGGCGAGCGCAAGCCGCTGTACGTGCCCGTCGACGAAAACCACCCCGTGGTGCCGGAGGACTCCTACGCCATGTCGAAGGTGGCGGGCGAGGTGGTCGCGCGCTCCTTCCACGCCCGCACCGGCGCGGACATCTACGGCCTGCGGATCAACAACGTCATCGAGCCGCACGAGTACGCCGAGATGTTCCCGCCCTTCCTGGCGGACCCGTCGTTGCGACGGCGCAACCTGTTCGCCTACATCGACACCCGCG contains these protein-coding regions:
- a CDS encoding NAD-dependent epimerase/dehydratase family protein, whose amino-acid sequence is MRIFFTGGSGKAGHHVAPYLASQGHQVTNADLTPLGHPDVTDLQVDLTDAGQVYSAMAGMPTMADLDAPAREASQGSAYDAVVHFAAIPRILLAPDATTFASNILGQYHVLEAATRLGIRKVVFASSETTYGVCFGQGERKPLYVPVDENHPVVPEDSYAMSKVAGEVVARSFHARTGADIYGLRINNVIEPHEYAEMFPPFLADPSLRRRNLFAYIDTRDLGQMTLRALETDGLGFEIFNVANADMSVAATTTEIIDTFYDGVEVRREMGRDETFYSIDKARNLLGYDPQHSWRDELDDPRGEA